One segment of Anopheles stephensi strain Indian chromosome 3, UCI_ANSTEP_V1.0, whole genome shotgun sequence DNA contains the following:
- the LOC118512044 gene encoding kinesin-like protein KIF13B isoform X1 — translation MSDKIKVAVRVRPFNRRELELATENVIEMDGTQTILKYPASLDKMERKPPKIFAFDHCFYSTDANANNFASQELVFNNIGRDILENAFQGYNACIFAYGQTGSGKSYTMMGGQDSKGIIPRLCDELFASIAAKQTEELSYKVEVSYMEIYNEKVHDLLDPKTAKQSLKVREHNVLGPYVDGLSQLAVTSFLDIDNLMAEGNKSRTVAATNMNSESSRSHAVFTVVLTQTLIDTLSGVTGEKVSRVSLVDLAGSERAVKTGAVGDRLKEGSNINKSLTTLGLVISKLADSTGGGGGGGKNKDKFVPYRDSVLTWLLKDNLGGNSKTVMLATLSPAADNYEETLSTLRYADRAKRIVNHAVVNEDPNARIIRELRKEVETLREMLKHATGSNFGDMKRVDIHDKLAESENLMKQISQTWEEKLEKTEQIQSERQQALEKMGISVQDSGIKVEKNKYYLVNLNADPSLNELLVYYLKEETLIGGRSSSGSKQPDIQLLGLGIQPEHCLITIEDGELYMEPIENARCCVNGSVMSGKTALHHGDRILWGNHHFFRVNCPKSATNSTALGASEPQTPAQHLDYYYAQEELMQNELSNNPIQAAISRLEKQHEEDKQVALEKQRQEYEKQFQQLRNILSPTTPYAPYAPYDPFRLGKLPPNTPTGQLRVEKWAQERDEMFKRSLGQLKTDIVRANALVQEANVLAEEMDKQTKFSVTLQIPPANLSPNRKRGAFVSEPAILVRRMNSGSQIWSMEKLENKLIDMRDMYQDYKERHLAAMEEAKAKSDPFYESQENHNLIGVANIFLEVLFHDVKLEYHTPIISQQGEVAGRLQVEISRVAGTFPQDRMCESASESSGDSHEDDEDSPDTPSPPPPTNSNQISCRISIKQASGLPLYLSNFVFCQYSFWNHEVAVVPATNQEVAGHNQNITFKFDHEADYIVTMNEEFMEHCTDGALSIEVWGHRSVGFSRMKDWEVEQQQAKARSLADRWAELSRKIELWVEIHELNDNGDWAPVEVQCARDMLTGGVYQLRQGFQRRVMVRVKPVQNSGTLPIICQSIINVSMGCVTVRSKLQKPMDSYQEEDLTVLRDKWSEALGRRRQYLDQQIQRLINKDDKTEQEKEREQSLVNQWVSLTEERNAVLVPAPGSGIPGAPASWDPPLGMEPHVPVLFLDLNADDLSTQGLSNDEVPLAGLNSILPKEHGNKFYNLQIIQHLDKDICAICSWDSSIHDCSALNRITEANERVYLILKTTVRLSHPAPMDLVLRKRLALNIYKRQSFTDRLKKLRIGRAESLSLQSGVTYEVVSNIPKASEELEDRESLAQIAATGDDCSASDGETYIEKYTKGVSAVESILTLDRLRQSVAVKELEQVRGPALSMRKTASVPNFSQAVKDAREISTSLTTSRTMRFFDASFESLLSIGRSESYADLKMGLNNAQSTRETANSRQKMKNNGEESSGSGYGAARPTFLNLNINLNSLRLQPTKPSPAASKLAQRMTTLHEEPLIKQICYEEEGEDRFSEPEYAEYNDFYEQPMGKKPSLSKMKSSYTVESFIDIDKRSQSTAAEGMNAAGGKFAGKTKVESASMGGISSAPVSGGSAGGANGTKYPTMTPSMSSSTSSGYGSQAVSCSNLTNDDTYSLRSLSVGETPDTMSPSNRMQDQIMSASTNAKSEEEAAVTSPTTSHSASEATLMAASMDSYSSSSPTARAPSDAPKRVNPFMKDANIEAFDESRSVESAEATVTQQQQQQQNEEDEGLGGEQTQSADSTNVSESTQMVDESEESDQSSANTKHSSDVMESSFSSTPGKQEIIPDWVVVGESVQIRPYNTSGVIAFIGATHFQGGTWIGVELDTPTGKNDGTVQGIQYFDCRPKHGIFVRVDKLILDKRGRAMRELKKAEKMKAELAGGKGGQRPLTGGAGLATNGPRK, via the exons ATGTCGGACAAAATCAAAGTAGCCGTGCGGGTTCGCCCGTTTAACCGGCGAG agCTCGAACTGGCAACAGAAAACGTAATAGAAATGGATGGAACACAGACTATTTTGAAATATCCTGCCAGCCTAGACAAGATGGAAAG GAAACCACCCAAAATCTTCGCCTTCGATCACTGCTTCTACTCGACCGATGCCAACGCGAACAACTTTGCGTCACAGGAGCTGGTCTTCAACAACATCGGTCGGGACATTCTGGAGAATGCGTTCCAGGGCTACAATGCGTGCATCTTCGCGTACGGTCAGACTGGCTCGGGCAAATCGTACACAATGATGGGCGGCCAGGACAGCAAAGGCATCATACCGAGGCTGTGCGATGAGCTGTTTGCATCGATCGCAGCCAAACAGACGGAGGAGCTAAGCTACAAGGTGGAAGTGTCCTACATGGAGATCTACAACGAGAAGGTGCACGATCTGCTCGATCCAAAGACCGCCAAACAGTCTTTGAAGGTGCGCGAGCATAACGTGCTCGGGCCGTATGTGGATGGATTATCGCAGCTGGCTGTCACCTCCTTTCTG GACATCGATAACCTGATGGCAGAAGGTAACAAGTCGCGTACGGTCGCGGCAACGAACATGAACTCGGAATCGTCCCGCTCGCACGCCGTCTTCACAGTCGTGCTGACGCAGACACTAATCGACACACTGTCCGGGGTCACGGGTGAAAAGGTGTCGCGCGTGTCGCTGGTGGATTTGGCCGGTAGTGAGCGCGCGGTAAAAACTGGAGCCGTCGGAGACCGGCTGAAGGAGGGCTCAAATATCAACAAAAGTCTTACCACGCTCGGTTTGGTGATATCGAAGCTAGCGGACAGTACCGGCGGGGGTGGTGGGGGCGGTAAGAACAAAGATAAATTCGTGCCGTACCGTGACTCGGTACTGACGTGGCTGCTAAAGGACAATCTCGGCGGTAACTCGAAGACGGTAATGTTGGCAACATTGTCACCGGCGGCCGATAATTACGAAGAGACACTGTCTACGCTTCGGTATGCAGATCGGGCAAAGCGAATCGTCAACCACGCCGTGGTTAATGAGGATCCAAACGCACGCATCATTCGTGAGCTGCGCAAGGAGGTGGAAACGCTGCGGGAGATGTTGAAGCACGCGACTGGCAGCAACTTTGGCGACATGAAGCGCGTCGACATTCACGATAAGCTGGCGGAAAGTGAAAACCTGATGAAGCAGATTTCGCAAACGTGGGAAGAGAAGCTGGAGAAGACGGAACAGATCCAAAGCGAGCGACAGCAGGCGCTCGAAAAGATGGGCATCAGTGTGCAGGACAGTGGCATCAAGGTGGAGAAGAACAAATACTATCTGGTCAATCTGAATGCCGATCCGTCACTGAACGAGTTGCTGGTGTACTACCTGAAGGAGGAAACGCTGATCGGTGGCCGCAGCAGTAGCGGCAGTAAACAGCCCGACATTCAGCTGCTTGGTCTCGGCATCCAGCCCGAGCACTGTCTCATCACGATCGAGGACGGCGAGCTGTACATGGAACCGATCGAGAATGCCCGTTGTTGTGTGAATGGTTCTGTTATGAGTGGCAAGACGGCACTGCACCACGGCGACCGTATTCTCTGGGGCAATCATCACTTTTTCCGCGTAAACTGCCCAAAATCTGCAACGAATAGTACGGCGCTCGGCGCGTCGGAACCGCAGACGCCAGCGCAACATCTCGACTATTACTACGCGCAGGAAGAGTTGATGCAGAACGAGCTGAGCAACAATCCCATTCAGGCGGCCATCTCGCGGCTAGAGAAGCAGCACGAGGAAGACAAGCAGGTAGCACTCGAGAAGCAACGGCAGGAGTACGAGAAGCAGTTCCAGCAACTGCGGAACATCCTCTCGCCTACAACACCGTACGCTCCCTACGCACCGTACGATCCGTTCCGACTGGGAAAGCTGCCACCAAACACACCGACGGGCCAGCTGCGCGTAGAGAAGTGGGCCCAGGAAAGGGACGAGATGTTTAAGCGTTCTCTCGGCCAGCTTAAGACCGACATCGTACGGGCCAATGCGCTCGTACAGGAAGCCAATGTGCTGGCGGAAGAGATggacaaacaaaccaaattcAGCGTCACTCTGCAGATACCGCCGGCCAATCTCAGTCCGAACCGGAAGCGAGGCGCTTTCGTAAGCGAACCGGCCATTTTGGTGCGGCGCATGAACTCTGGCAGTCAGATCTGGAGTATGGAAAAGCTGGAGAACAAGCTGATCGATATGCGTGACATGTACCAGGACTACAAGGAGCGCCATCTGGCTGCGATGGAGGAGGCCAAAGCAAAATCGGATCCGTTTTACGAATCGCAGGAAAACCACAACCTAATCGGAGTGGCAAACATCTTCCTGGAGGTGTTGTTCCACGACGTGAAGCTGGAGTACCACACACCGATCATTAGTCAGCAGGGTGAGGTGGCCGGACGGTTGCAGGTGGAAATTAGCCGAGTGGCTGGAACCTTCCCGCAGGATCGTATGTGTGAGTCGGCGTCGGAGAGCTCGGGCGATAGCCACGAAGACGACGAGGACTCGCCCGATACGCcgtcaccgccgccaccgaCAAACAGCAATCAGATCAGCTGTAGAATCAGCATCAAGCAAGCATCGGGACTGCCGCTCTATCTGTCCAACTTTGTGTTCTGTCAGTATTCGTTCTGGAACCACGAGGTGGCGGTAGTGCCGGCCACCAACCAAGAAGTCGCCGGTCACAACCAAAACATAACGTTCAAGTTCGATCACGAGGCGGACTACATAGTGACGATGAACGAAGAGTTTATGGAACACTGCACGGATGGTGCCCTCTCGATAGAGGTTTGGGGCCATCGGTCTGTTGGATTCTCCCGCATGAAGGACTGGGAGGTTGAGCAACAGCAGGCCAAGGCACGTTCGTTGGCCGACCGTTGGGCTGAGCTGTCGCGCAAGATCGAGCTGTGGGTTGAGATCCACGAGCTGAACGACAATGGTGATTGGGCTCCAGTTGAGGTTCAGTGCGCTCGTGACATGCTGACGGGTGGAGTGTACCAGCTACGCCAAGGATTCCAACGACGCGTCATGGTGCGTGTGAAGCCGGTGCAAAACTCTGGCACGCTGCCCATCATCTGCCAGTCGATCATCAACGTGTCGATGGGTTGTGTGACCGTCCGCTCAAAGCTGCAGAAGCCGATGGACTCCTATCAGGAGGAAGATCTTACCGTGTTGCGGGACAAGTGGAGTGAAGCGCTTGGGCGCCGACGTCAGTACCTGGACCAGCAGATACAGCGACTGATTAACAAGGACGATAAAACGGAACAGGAGAAGGAGCGTGAGCAGAGTTTGGTGAATCAGTGGGTTTCACTGACGGAGGAGCGAAATGCGGTGTTGGTGCCGGCGCCTGGGTCGGGCATTCCGGGAGCACCAGCGTCCTGGGATCCACCGCTCGGCATGGAGCCGCATGTACCGGTCCTATTTCTCGATCTCAACGCGGACGATTTGTCGACCCAGGGCCTTTCGAACGACGAGGTCCCGCTGGCCGGTTTGAACTCGATCCTGCCCAAAGAGCATGGCAACAAGTTCTACAATTTGCAGATCATCCAACATCTGGACAAGGACATTTGCGCAATCTGCAGTTGGGACTCGTCGATTCATGACTGTTCGGCACTGAACCGTATCACGGAGGCGAACGAGCGCGTTTACCTGATTCTGAAGACGACCGTGCGGCTTTCGCATCCGGCTCCGATGGATTTGGTGCTGCGCAAGCGACTAGCACTGAACATTTACAAGCGTCAAAGCTTTACCGATCGGCTGAAAAAGCTGCGCATCGGTCGCGCGGAGTCACTGTCGTTGCAGTCCGGCGTAACGTACGAGGTGGTGTCCAACATTCCAAAGGCCTCCGAGGAGTTGGAGGATCGTGAGTCGTTGGCACAGATTGCCGCCACCGGCGATGACTGTTCGGCGAGCGATGGCGAAACATACATCG aAAAATATACCAAAGGAGTGTCGGCTGTGGAGAGCATATTGACGCTGGATCGATTAAGGCAGAGTGTGGCCGTAAAGGAGCTGGAACAGGTGCGCGGACCGGCACTTTCCATGCGCAAGACGGCCAGTGTGCCAAACTTCTCGCAG GCCGTAAAAGATGCCAGGGAGATTAGTACGAGTCTCACCACCTCGAGGACA ATGAGATTCTTCGATGCCTCGTTCGAATCGCTGCTGAGCATTGGACGTTCAGAGTCGTATGCTGATCTGAAGATGGGTCTCAACAATG CGCAAAGTACGCGTGAGACGGCCAACAGTAGGCAAAAGATGAAGAACAACGGCGAAGAATCGTCCGGCTCGGGTTACGGTGCAG CTCGTCCCACATTCCTCAATCTCAATATCAATCTGAATTCCTTGCGACTTCAGCCAACTAAAC CGTCACCTGCGGCAAGCAAGTTGGCTCAGCGGATGACGACACTGCACGAGGAACCGTTGATCAAGCAGATCTGCTACGAGGAGGAAGGCGAAGACCGTTTCAGTGAGCCGGAGTATGCTGAGTATAACGATTTCTACGAGCAGCCAATGGGCAAGAAACCGTCACTGTCGAAGATGAAATCATCGTACACGGTCGAATCGTTCATTGACATCGATAAGCGTAGCCAGTCGACGGCTGCCGAAGGGATGAATGCTGCGGGTGGAAAGTTTGCCGGCAAGACGAAGGTGGAATCGGCGTCCATGGGTGGAATTTCATCGGCGCCGGTGTCGGGCGGTAGTGCCGGTGGCGCTAATGGGACGAAATATCCAACCATGACACCCAGCATGAGCTCGTCCACCTCGAGCGGTTACGGATCGCAGGCCGTGTCGTGCAGCAACCTCACCAACGATGACACATACTCCCTCCGGTCACTAAGCGTCGGAGAAACGCCAG ATACTATGTCGCCGTCCAACAGAATGCAGGATCAAATCATGTCCGCTAGCACCAATGCCAAATCGGAGGAGGAAGCTGCTGTAACTTCTCCGACGACCTCACACTCCGCTTCGGAAGCCACGCTAATGGCGGCAAGCATGGacagctacagcagcagcagtccaaCGGCACGAGCTCCGAGCGACGCACCGAAGCGCGTCAATCCGTTCATGAAGGATGCCAACATTGAAGCGTTTGACGAGAGCAGATCAGTCGAGTCTGCCGAGGCAACAGtgacgcagcagcagcagcagcaacaaaacgaAGAGGACGAAGGATTGGGCGGAGAGCAAACGCAGTCAGCCGATTCGACGAATGTGAGCGAATCGACGCAAATGGTTGACGAGAGTGAAGAAAGTGACCAGAGCTCAGCAAACACCAAACACTCCTCAGACG TGATGGAAAGCAGCTTCTCCTCGACACCAGGCAAGCAGGAAATCATCCCCgactgggtggtggttggcgaATCCGTGCAAATCAGGCCCTACAATACGAGCGGTGTGATAGCTTTCATTGGTGCCACTCACTTCCAA GGAGGAACTTGGATCGGAGTGGAGCTCGATACGCCAACCGGCAAAAACGACGGAACCGTGCAAGGCATCCAATACTTTGACTGCCGTCCAAAGCATGGTATCTTTGTGCGCGTGGACAAGCTGATTCTCGACAAGCGCGGCCGAGCAATGCGCGAGCTAAAAAAGGCGGAAAAGATGAAAG CGGAACTGGCCGGCGGCAAAGGCGGACAGCGGCCGTTAACGGGTGGTGCTGGATTGGCAACGAATGGGCCACGCAAATGA